CCACCCCACCCGGCGACAACAGGCGAAGGAGacagatgcgcgcgcacacacatacacaaagagtTTTCTCTGCATTAGTCGTATCATCCTGGGTGATAGTAAGCTTAACAATCTTACTTTAATTTCGTACAgttcagattttaattttaaaaatgtgaccAATTTTCAGAGGCAGGAAACGTAGTTTGTCCAAAACAATGCTGCAGGACACGGTGGTCATTTACGGAGTTGGAAGGGGCCTTCATGTTCCTTCCGCCTCTCCCTTTCCTCTGAAATTGGAAACATTCTGTCGATTGGCGCAGATACCTTATAGGGTAAGGAATCAACATTCTCAAGCTCTTTAGGTCATAAATCTCTGTCAAACATTGTCTACTTCATTACATCCATGACAAAACTGTTTGTACTAAGACCCAACTTGATCCAGTGGACTTCCTTCATGACCAGTCGGTCACGACAAAGGCTTGTGACTGCTTTGGTCTATAATTCTTGTTCACATCAGGTGGACCACAGTGCCCAGATGTCCAGCAAAGGCAAGACACCGTGGATGATGTATAACGGACGAGCTGTGGCCGACTCGCAGTTCTGCATAGAACACCTCAAAGCGGAGCGTGACCTGGATCTCGACCTTGACCTTAGCCCCACACTTCGAGCGCAGGCACGTGCTTTCCGGGCGCTGATCGAAGAGAACCTGTACTGGTGAGACTAAAGATGTGTGGCATCGCCAAGATTTTAcgtaatttatatatatatatttaaaatcctttttctgAATCGTGACACTTCCTAGTGTCTGTTTCGTGTTTAAATGTACCTTGATGTGTGAAATTCCTCAGTTGCCACacttaatttaatttctttcaatttaaaaaaaaattatttcggGTGTTTTTTCATACAAAAGTTACTTTCTTCCCCATGCTTATGAAAAGAACGTATACTTTGTGTGGAATTTCGGACAGGCCTTCTGTGAGACTGAAAGCTTCTCTGTTAAATAAGACTATTGTGAGTTGCAGGACCATGTGTTACGAACTGTTTATACTCAACCCCAAACGTCTGGACGAGGTGTTGCCCTACCGAGGGCCGAAGATGTGGCTGCTTAAGTTCTTCCTAAGCCGCGTCCTGAGGAAGGAGCTCTGGAACCAGGGTATAGGGCGGCACTCTGATGAGGAAATCTGGGATATCGGTCGACGAGATCTGAACGCCATTTCTGATTTTCTAGGTAATCATTGGATCGgtcagaaactttttttctttatctgttcgtatgctttttgtttattgtttttaagtCTTCTACAGCAGGTTTACACCAGACAGCTGATTATGGAGGTTTGGAGGCATCGATTACTTAGTTGAATAATTCTCTGATAACGACTGTGTTCTGTCTTCTTATAGTGTTAGAGGATATATTTTTCCTCTTGTACGTGTTAACCGTTTTCAGCTTGATACAGCTACACAGCAATGATATGTTTTACATGACATTCCCCTCTTCCCCCTACTTAGaggtttgttgttgatgatgatcgGTAGTAAACAACGAGGTTTCAAAATCATAGCCTTTATCATCAACGAGAACATcgatgacagtgacaaagaggaggagaaaaagaagaagaaacttgACTAACCCACCCATGACTACTACAAGACTGCCTCGGATTGATTGGTCACAACTTTGTCAACTTGTGACCTCAACTATACAGtaaagccttttttttattattaattacagtaATTCTGAATAAGCTACAGGCACACACTATTTGTGATCTTGAACTTTATGTTCTTATTTTCAGCCGAAAAGAAGTTCTTCCTTGGCGACACCCCGACTGAGGTGGACTGTACTGTGTTCGGCATGATGACTCAGGTGCTGTTTCACATGCCCGGATGTCGTCATCAGACCCACGTGAGACGTaagacagtttttgttgttgttgtgtagtGGACTGACAAGACAACTAAAGTCTGTACGTGACTACGACGTCACACAGATGACTTAACGGTCAACGGTGGAGGCGCTGAGCCAACATACACGATTATCACTAGAGAACAGCCTTGACAGACAAGGCACGCGCGAGACAAAGGAGGTCAAGCTACTGACCACGAATTAAATTTTCTGACGACTGGGATCACATCGTCCTCAGATACCATCCACCTTCGTTTTACTTTTCGTTTTAGCATCTGCCCAACGTTTTGATCAAATTCTATTTGCAAATTTAGTCGTCCCTGGATATTATTAATTTGGAGATGGGTTCGAGGACTACTCTTCCACTcgtccccccaccccacacgcACACCACGTATATGACAAGCCGTGGAGTTCAAATATTATGTAGAGTGACGTAGTATTTGAATGCAGCCAGGGTGGATTCTATCATCAAGCGACCTGAGCAGTCGTCGAGGGCACAAGCACTGGGGCGCACCGACCGCCGGCCTCCGGTATTTGATAAGCCACGACCAGTGCAGGTGTAGAAAATGAGTTTACAACATTTTGTGGACACGGAGCTCCTGTCATCAACAACTTGTAGCAAACGTGTGTGTTGGTGGAGTTTCGACAGCGCTGCAGgaataaattttttatgtttatttagaCCACTTTTTCCTACCTGAAAGCTGGTTCAAGCCACTTTATATTAACACCCACGCTTACACAGCTTCGCGAGCGCACACCTTAGGTAGACATTAAATGCCCCTTACAATCTCTCGCACACACCCGTCCAGCTACGTCACCCCTACAACGCACAAAGCGCGCATTCGCACAGATACACAGGGTGGAGGAAACCGGCGTACACGGATTAAACCCCAGTTACTATCAGTTAAAATATACTTACTCTTTCTGTAGAAGATAGCCCAGCAGGAATTTTAATAAGACTAAGCCAGCAATagctgttaatttaaaaaaatgttgaaaaagacTATAAAGGGTGGGGGGTTGTTGTGTAAACACGGCAGGACATTGGATAGTCAGCAACCAGCGAGCGTATTGTGGAGCGAGTGAGAGGGGTAGCACGTTATACAAGTTTatgttcttcttcttattattatttttattaatgttgaGTGGTTGATTGGAGGTTGAGTTCAgcatatgttttttttttttgccagggGCGCAAAATTGCCGATCACCAACCATGCATGTAACCTACTTACATCATCCAGTACACTTTGAATCTTCACTAGGTTGCTtatgcagcttttttttttttttttaatgtcacgcTTGGAAAAGTAGGCAGGTCTTGTTGATTTATTGCTACCACTAACAGAcaagagtaaaataaatcatGATTATCTGACAATGTTCGATCACCTTGAAGTTTAGACTAAAATTGTCAAACCTGCAGTTGTGCCTGAAACCCGTTGGTGGGATTCTCTACCCCATCCCCCACACTACTCACAACAGTTCGTAAAACATACAAACCTAAATTCTGACAAgctactttaattttgtttgttttatttctttgaacttGCAGCTTAAACACAAGTCTTGGTGCCATAGAAGTGCGAAGTAATGTACAAGGCGTGTGGGTAccaaggaaaacaagaaattgaAACAGTGGGCTGCACACAGCGGCAGACACAATAGAGTGTGCATCTCACCTTCTGGTGTGCAATTTAGCACATTAAACTTTATATTAGAGACTTCAGGGCTCACTGGATCACTTTCTGCAAACTTCTGCTTTCAGAAAACCTGCCCAACATTGTGGCGTACGTCGAGCGCATGAAGACGAGGGTCTGGCCCGACTGGGAGGAGCGGTGTAAGGGAAGCAACTACGTCGACGACAGCAACATGCTGTTTCCAGCGCAGAAGTTTTGACCAAGCATTTGATTAAAAATCCCCTCCCCATCCCTTCTCCCTCCACTAACATCATTCCTTCTCATCCACTGGTGCAGTTGCTATATGACATATTTAGTTAGAAAATGTGAGCTTGCCAGCTCTGTGGAATGTAggatttatttactttgcagCGTGCTTGCCTCCCCTGGAGATTGGTttcatcagtaacaagctttatttgtttttgtgatcgTGGTGTTTGTGTAGTGAGGTCAGGGTAACTTGCATGGTGAGTGACTGTTTGTTTTCTCATCGTTTAGACCTCGATTGAGGAATGTGTGTCATATGACAGGACGAAGCCACTAACTCTCAGTTATTCCTCATTCGTGTAAAGGTgcgagcggtccggtggcgcaatgttgtctcctgtcaccaatacagtgaaggttggctgtcctgagttcagttctcggctcgggcacgctgttctttctttgcatatggcatctttttacagggctggctgccttgccgtgatatagtcttagttgctggctcggtgtaaaacccCAATTCCTTCCTCTTCCCTGTGACAACCTGACCCAAGTATACTTCTGAGGAAGTTGTGGAACATTCCTTTTAATCCCATTGACCAACACTTAACATTCTTTACTCTCAGGGGATCTCAGGTGCTTTCAAAGGGCATTACCGGAATTTCTTGTTTATCGTGTGTGAtgctaaagaaacaaaaaattactgGTAGCAATAATGACATTAATTTCTATATTTACTCGATTTTTCTAATCTTCTAAAGTCATAAACTTCAAATTAATCTCGTATTTCCGGAGAATACTAATCCCTAGAATACCCAGgatttacaatttttcttggAGAGGCTTCGTTGCTTTCTGTGCGAGATTAGTCGCCTGCATTTGAAAAATCCATCCCAGTCACGTCTGAAAAATCTTCCATCGATTCGGTGTCAGAATACGAGACTTGCAGGCGCCCATTGTAGCCTTCCACCCCTAGTCACCATGTtctattcatttattcattttcctttttgtcttaAAGCCTTCATGgcaattgaattttttttttaatttgaaagaaGACTAATTTAACGCCAGTTGGCTGAACAGTTTGATGTTTCTTGCCCTGCTGTTGATACGGTAATTACACGTAGGATGTACAAAAACATTGTTCTCTTGCttgcttgtttatatatttttttctgtcaaaatttaAAGTTAGGTTTACTTAGAGACTGAGATCTTTACTGGCTTGTAAAACTTGTTGAACTTGGAATGATTCTAAATGATAATAACTGATAGTTTGCAACCATGTTGTCATTGTAACATTTAATCATCGGTT
This sequence is a window from Pomacea canaliculata isolate SZHN2017 linkage group LG5, ASM307304v1, whole genome shotgun sequence. Protein-coding genes within it:
- the LOC112563645 gene encoding failed axon connections homolog, whose product is MLQDTVVIYGVGRGLHVPSASPFPLKLETFCRLAQIPYRVDHSAQMSSKGKTPWMMYNGRAVADSQFCIEHLKAERDLDLDLDLSPTLRAQARAFRALIEENLYWTMCYELFILNPKRLDEVLPYRGPKMWLLKFFLSRVLRKELWNQGIGRHSDEEIWDIGRRDLNAISDFLAEKKFFLGDTPTEVDCTVFGMMTQVLFHMPGCRHQTHVRQNLPNIVAYVERMKTRVWPDWEERCKGSNYVDDSNMLFPAQKF